The DNA region TTTTCCCATATGAACCGATCGGTTCACATGACTTAGGTTTAACATGGACCGATCGGTTCACACAAGGGGCTGATCGGTTAACACTGGGGCTGGAGGACATTGCAATGACGGCGGGACCACGCGCCCGATTGATCGCGAGCACCATCACCACCGTCCAGGAACACGGCGTGCACGCGGCCGGTCTCAACGAACTCCTCAAACGCAGCAACGCCTCCAGAAACTCGCTCTACCAGCACTTCCCTTCCGGCAAGGGCGAATTGGTGGCGACCGCGGCCCGGATCGTGTCGCGCATGGTCTACTCCCACGTCAGCCGCATGTCCGACGCCCTGCCCGTGGCGCCCTCGTTGGACGCCTGGGTCGACGAGTTGCTCGGCTTCTGGCGCGGCCAACTCGAGACCAGCGAGTTCCGCGCCGGATCGTTCATGATGGCCGCCGCGCTCGACGAGCTGGACCCGACGCTGCAGTCCGCGGCCGGGCAGGCCTTCTCCGAATGGACCGCCCGCCTGGCCGACGGGCTGGTCGACGCGGGCATCGAACGCGCCACCGCGTGCTCGCTGTCGGGC from Nocardia tengchongensis includes:
- a CDS encoding TetR/AcrR family transcriptional regulator → MTAGPRARLIASTITTVQEHGVHAAGLNELLKRSNASRNSLYQHFPSGKGELVATAARIVSRMVYSHVSRMSDALPVAPSLDAWVDELLGFWRGQLETSEFRAGSFMMAAALDELDPTLQSAAGQAFSEWTARLADGLVDAGIERATACSLSGFALSVIEGAIVQSRALKSALPFTDAGTQLAVLLHHHMPNRR